A window of Hordeum vulgare subsp. vulgare chromosome 5H, MorexV3_pseudomolecules_assembly, whole genome shotgun sequence genomic DNA:
AAATGTGAATGGTGAACAACAGAAATAGAAGTAGAGCCACTGCAACGGTGCAACCACATAAAAATGCCGATGAATTTAATCCAAATGATATTGAgtgtgatatgaaaaagaaaaaaaaaattcctGAGTATCGTCCTGATATTAAAAACCAAGTGAGGCGAGCATATGTATTGAAGGTTCCAATATATTGATATATTATATAGTCCTTCCATCCCGAATTACTTGTCGCGGAAATGAATGCTCCATTTCCGCAACAAGTAATTCGGAGCGAAAACAATATATTAGTTCACTTTAAATTATGTTTGTATTTATATTTTTTACTTCATTATTAATATATAATTGTGGTTCAAAAGTTTGAGACTATTTTATATGTTATATATCCAAACACCCAATTATAATTTGACGCCCATAACAGATGAACGTTTATCATGGAGGGTTGCATTTGCGAGCATTCACCTGGCAGTTTTAGTTGAGAGGAAGAGGGAAGAGATGTCAGTTTCTTCAGGCGACATGGCCGTTTTTCTCCGAGAAGGCAATTTTCGTCTAAAAACTGTCATCGTTTGTTCTCGTTCTGCAACTAAAATTGTCAGCGAAGATTGTTTACTTGTCACCCCCCTACAATAAACTTTCGCTAACTACCATTACCGTTATGATTTTGAGATCAGACACGTAGGCTCAAGTTTGCCCAGGCTAAACAAAATTCTTGGCTCCGCCACTGACTGAGTGTATGTACTGTGtttaaagaagaagaaaaattagACTAAATTATTCTCTCAATAAGATATTCAGATCGGTATAGGGGAGAACCGGGATTCAAACTCAGCAACGAACCAACAACAACCTGGTTCCATAACCACTAGAAGGAGCTAACATGCTTGTTCACTAGTAGGAAAGAGCCCTTCTTTTAGTACAACACTAAATTATATGTACAATATTATATTTTTGAAAGAAATCCACAAAATATAAAAAACCATGAATGTGGAAAAAGTCTAAAATTGAAAAAGGGTTGCCAAAAATGGAAAGAGTTCgtcgattttgaaaaaaaagatCATTGATTATGGGAAAAGtccattcaatttttttaaacacAAATTTGTAtaaaaaatatcagttttgagaAACAAATCATTGAATTTGAAAGATAGTTCATCAATTCTGAAAATAGTCCAtggttttgaaaaaagttcatttaATTTGAAAACAAGTTCAACAAATATTAAAAAGTTCTTCAAGTTTAAATATTCACCAAAATTGAAAAACTTCCATGAAATTCGAAAAAAATTCGTCCATTTTAGAAAAAATCCATCAAACTGAAAAAAATAtgtattttgaaaataaaaaagtgCGTATATTTGAAGAAAAAGTTTGCTAATAATAAAAGGGAAAAAATGGacagaggaaaaataaaaaagaacaaAGAAGATAAAATGAGGAAAACATCTATGTTTTTTGTGAACATAGAAAAATATCTATGTAATCACATCAAAGGTGAGGTGACCGGATGGTTATTGTCTGTTTGCAAAATGGCCTATTAGGGACGCCTTGAAGCGTCAAATAGGAATTACCGACCGCTACGGCCTCCCGAGATTGTGTAAACAGGCCGCCATGGCATTATCATGGGCCACAAGCGGAGCAGGGGTAGGTAGGTCAGAGCAAAGCATCATCCCAGCGCTTTGGTTCGTTCAGCACATGGCCCAGTAAGAGCAGCGCGGCCGGACCACACCACCGCCGTCTTTCCACGCCCGCACGACGCCGGGGAACCTCGCAGCGCCGAACCGGAATAGGGCCGTGTGAGCGCCGCTTGACTCGGAGGTGTTCATCGCCGGGAGGCGAGAGCGCGTGCTTCCCTACCCCCCACCAACCCCGCAGCTTCTGAAACCCCAACCCTCTCTTCTTCCCGAACTCCACGCGTCGAGAAATTCGGGGAGGATGGCCGGATTGGCCGCAACCGCGTCAGCCCTCGCCGCAGGTCCTGCCGCTCGCCGCGCCCAGTAACACCATATCGCCGCTTATCTCTTTTTTCCTAGCCAAATCCTCACTTTCAGCCCGCGGTTTCCTTCGTTTCCAGGCATGTCTTCGCTTCCATGGTGCAGGCCGACTCGACCCAGCGGCCTAACGAGGCCTCCACCACTCCAGGTCGtcattccaatggcgccagagtcATATtaatcgttcttcttcttctggttgCTGATGCTAGTGCTATAACAGGTTGCCGAGCTACAACCATGTCGATTCGCCTCGGCCGGACGGCTGAAATGTGCGGCTGCGTCGGGCAATGGGCGTCAGGGACCTCGCGCCAGCCAATACCTGTTTGATGATGATGAGCCGCTGTGGATTGCGGTGGTAAGAGAATTCGCTGTGTAAGTGCAGATCTTGCTTTCCCCCCCAGCTTGTGCTATTCAACGAGGAGACGAATTAGAATTGCCCTCTGTTATCAGGAGTGTGAGGAACTTGGTGGTCTTCTTGGCTGAGCAGCCAAGGCAACTGAAGCACCTCGAATGGCCGGCATTCCGGAATACGGTATGACACTTGCATTTAACATTTTTTTCTTATTAGATCGATGTTATTCAGCTTCTGTTTTCGTATATTCTTAACACTGCAATGTATTCCCTTGTGGCCTTATCATCTTACCAGTGTGTCAGGATGTGTTCTAATACATTATTTAGAGTGATGCAGTATGTTGGTTATAAAATTGCAGTGTGTATAGTTCATTCTCGACCAATTTGCAGTAGACAAACTCTGAACCTTATACCTTGAGCCAACAGGAGTCAAATGTATTTATGTTCATCACTAAATTATACCCTTATCatgattccttttgtttttgttcaATGTTCGTTCTCTATGAATCTTATAAACTtctactagtatcatatgcatgcatcctaaatGCTAGAGTAGCTCGTTGCTGTTACATATTACCTCCATCCCAAATTAATTGTCTTATATTTGTCTAGATACGGATGTGTATTTTAGTTGTTGGTCAGTTTGCTAGCACACCGTATTATGTGATGTCTTGCTGCTTTTAGGTCGTCAAGATTTTTAAGTTGCTACATCATTCATGTCATGGCTATTTTGGAAACCGTCCTATGTTTAATCAAATCATTACCATTGGCAGTTGAGGACGGCAGCACTTACTCTCATACTTGTTGTTGTGTTCATTGTTGCCTTGTCTTCCGTTGACGCTGCCCTTTCATACATTTTGTCCTGGCTACTTCGGAAATCTGCATAGTTTACTGGTATGTTACTTGTTCCTTTTTTTACAACTTCCTAGTCCATTGTGCATTTAGCCTCAGAATGCAGATGCATTGTTCCTCATATAAATGATGTAATTATTTTTGGGATATGTCGGAATGCTATTATCAGCGCACAACGTGCTCCTCCTGCAAGTCGATTCATGCTATTAAATTGAGAGAGTAGTAGCAAATGTGCGATGACTGATGCTGTATTAATTTGTAAGGACCACATCTTCCAATAACTGAACTGTTACCATTTGTCATGCTATCAAAGGTCTAGTGtcaaaaaacgtcttacattatggaaaaggagggagtagatgTTTATTGACTCTGGTTTAACAGAGCAAGATAAAAACAGCACTGCAGCAGTAATTCAATCTCTTGTTATTGCTTGTATACCATGCAGACCTGGCAAATTATTAAGGGGTGGATGATGCTATACAGATCTGAGGTGGGAAGGTGGTTAATGTCCAAGCATACCATGTTATCCTGAGGGTtgagagaattgaaatgaatgctcTGCAACTGAGATTTGTTTGTTGTGAATGTGTAATGTATTTATGCAGCTGCTTACTATGGTAGTTAAATGCTAACTATTTCTATTTGGTTAAGAAAAGAAAGCTGCTGCTTTGTGACCATGAGGTCACAGGTTCAAGTCCTGGAAACAGCCTCTTGCAGAAATGTAGGGAAAGGCTGCGTACAATAGACCCAAAGTGGTCGGACCCTTTCCCGCACCCTGCGCAAGCGGGAGCTACATTAACCAGGCTGACCTTTGTtttaagaaaagaaagaagacagAGTTACTCATTCGCCCCTAATTCTGTGGCTCAAACTCTAGTTGTCGTCATTTCTTTTTGAATGTGCTCCATCAGTGAGAATCTGAACTTGTTACGTTAACTCGTTAAGAACTGTTTTCTTATTCTTGTAAAAGCGTCGGTCCATCTGCTCGAGATCTGAAGAAATTTGCATTTCTTAGATGCTGAAATATAACTGAGATATGTACTAAGGCAATCACAGCCTTTTCTTTCTCAAACATGCACCTGCCAATTTGTATTGGAAGAAGAACTGATTTCACCCTGATCcattgttttttcagaaaaatcgccCTGATTCATTATATGTTTAAAGTGCACAGGCACCGATATAAAATGTTTGGCTACAGGCAAGCAACTGTCTGGCAATTATCAGTGTCATGGATCTGAATTTGGACTTTCTGTGTCGTGGATATGAAACTACCTAACCATTTCCTCTATAGAGTTCCATAGTGGATGCAGATCACTTGGAGAAATGAGGAGacaaagatggagaaggagactGAGTTATGCCAGAGACGAagcgaagatggagaaggagatcaAGTTGTGCCTGAGACGAAGCGATCAGGTCCTCACCTGAGCAAGCAAATGTCATTTATCTTCCTCCAGGTTATCTCTCATGTATCTTTTGTTGCGTCATATCAAGTGAGGTTGCCTTGTAATATGAATGACAGGCTGCGCCATGCAGTTCATGTTTATAGTAGCAATAGAGATGCATTTCTCGTTTGGCACAACTCATGGGATGGGACCAACATGACAAAGAATCTGATGCACTGTGATGATTATTCATAGTTCTCATCTAATCAATCCGCTCCGTCATGTCGTCCGAAAGAGCATACTCTTTAATGTCTGTATTCACAAGCACCATTCAGTTATGATGTTGTATACATCCAAGCGGAATTGAGAAGCATGGAATGGCGGGAGGGAGAAGCACAAATGCATTTTATGGCATGGACTCTGCCTTTTCTGCTCATAAAATAAGGGTACTGAAATTCGCATGCATATTACACAAGAGAAAGAACTAGAAACTACTGCAGAAGTATGATATGTTACATCTGTACGTAGATTTCAAACTGTTTCTGCATGGTTGCAACACACAAAGCCAGTCACATAAATTATGACATTTGATATGGTACAAATGATTGCCCCTAAACCACTCGCTACATCTTTCACCTAATCATCTAATAGAGCCATCAACTCAAAACATTAATTTCAAACCTGAAACAAAGTCAACCAACCCAGTGCTCACTAGTCAACAATACTAGCTATAGCTAAATACATGGCATCAGCAATGTACACACAAATGCAAAAACCTCATAGCACACTGGTCCATTTACAATGCTAATTACTTGGCAATCGACCCAATAGATTGACCTGCCAAAATAATTAACATAACACATTGTTTAATCATCAGCGGTAAAAAAATATGCTTGAAGATTGTTGTTAGAAAGAATGCATCAAGAGATTGAGATAGTACCAGGAGATTATCCCATAGAAGGGGATTCTGGTTCAGAACCACTAATTGATGTAAATGTTGATAGTGAATCATCGCCGAAGTTCAATTGTGATACAGATAGCCGCCTTgaatctccaaagtatctattatAGCGACTGGAATATGATTTGGGTGTCGAAAGCTCAGGGGTGGCACTGCCTAGGGATGACCGACGAGGTGTTGGGGTCATTAGTCCATTACTGTTCCCATTTGAACGGTACCCGTTTGTCTTTCTGGTTAAGTTGCTCGTTCTCTTTGGGCttggtttggagccaaaaatcgcTTCTTTCTCTGCAAGCAGGATGCTCTCCAATTTCTTCTGATCCTGCAATATAAAAAAGTGATGTTTAGACCAGAATATGCCATTTATTAGTTCAGTCAATAATGTTGATTTGGTAAGCAATCACTACCCGGTATCGCCTTTTTTCCTCCTCTTTTTGTTTTCTGTCAAGTCTGTACTCTTCTAGAACAGATACTAGTCGTCCCTGTCAAATCATATATATGACTCAATCAATTGAAGAAACAGATGATAAATGCTTACACTGCTGATCAGATTATAGGCATACCCCATCATATAGGAATGGCTTATTTCTTGCATTTTCCCAAGCGAAGGTACGGTTTATCAGGTTGTCCATCATAGCTGAGGAAGATATGGGTCATGCGTTTGAACTAAACTGAAATACACGAATAGTTCCCCAGCATTGGAATTAAAGCCTACCTGGAATTTTGGTGACCAAAATCCGTGCCTTTTCTGCCCTTCTAAGGTTTACATGAGCACCCCTTCCAGAACTATACCTCTTTGAGTCCTGCAAAAGAGCTTTGGTGTCATTTTTCATGATTTATGGAACTACAGAATAATCTAGAAAAATGCATGTGGGCAGGTTAGTCCATGTAACAAGTGCACATGCTATGCTCAGAATTTAAGCATTGTAATTCCAAAGCAAATACCAAATAGGCTTAAAACTACCTGGTTATATTCTTCAAGCCAAGCTTCTTCATCACAGGCAGCAATCCATTTATTTATCCTGTCCATAATATCTTTTCGACTTAGTGACTCTTCTTTTGCTTTCAATATTTGTGACTCGATATTCGCCAGGAGCTCAGAAGGATCAATAGTGCCTGCATGGAACATGGGCAAGAGAGTCGCAATTTGTAAGAAATCAACCACTGGTGAAGATAGTACTTAAGCAAGATGAATAAAGTACAACCAGAATCGATGAGAGCGTTAGTTTGCTCAGGGGCTGTGCTGAGATCAGGTTCTATGTGTGCCTTCTTGCATATATCTTCTAGTTCTGTCCTTCTCTTCGTGACAATTTCTTTCAATCTGTTGGTTTTAAGTTCTGTTAACCTCTCAACCTCAGCTTCCATCTGCATAAGAAATCAACACCGGAATTGTTAAAAATGATTAAGGTAAGCAACAAACAGCTTACTAAAGAAAAAAACAAAGGCGAGCTGGTAAAACCTTTTCGATTGTTTCCTGGGAAAGAACACCAGCTGATGTGATTCCCTCTTCTGGTGATATGAGAATGCTGATTACTTTGCTGAATTGTCTCTTCTCCTCTTCAGAAGAGTCCATTAACTTCCAGAGGTGACATAATGATTCCATTGTGTCTCTCATCTATAGGCAATCGATTGCTTGAGAATGTATTATGCAGAGCTCGTATATAACAAAACACTGAGAAGAAAGGAACCTTGAGAGTACCTTATCGATTCTAGATTTTCTCTCTGCTTTAAGATTTGATATTGTGCTAGCAAGGCCTTCCAGTGTGCCATTGCTGATGTTTCTGGACTGCTCAACGCCATTCTGATGTAGACTGGGATGAATTCCGTTTACGGTCTTTGCGAAATCAATTCCAAGGACTCCACATAAAGAATGCACTTCATTTACATATTTCAGAACTTTGTGAAGTCTGTCAGACTGAAAAAAATTGCAAACAAGAAAACATTTCCAGTCAACACTCAATCCTGAAGTAACTTAAATTAGATGACCCGCAGTCTTAGGCAGCTGATACACATTACATGGTAGTGGCTAGCTTAGCAACTTAACCATCTTATATCACTTTATAGAAATATAGGAAGGCATTTATTTTCTTCTCTGAGTTGAACCATTCCTGAATTGAATACTCAAGCATTACTTAGCAGCTGCCAGTTCTATTTATTCACAAGTACtgcaagaaacaaaatatttcgaaAGGCAACTGAAGGTTTCCGATTAGCTAGCTTATTCAGGACGGTTTACCTTATCTTTCTGAAGAGCACGAAGCTGCGCTTGGTAGCTATTAAGGTTCCTTGTCGACAAATCATGTTCATCGTCAGCTAGACTGTTTACGTTATCACCCtgatcattctgctcacttaACTCGGAGCGTATCTTCTCAATCTGTGATCGAATATCGTAATACTGCTTGATCCTTTCTTCTTTCTTGCATTTCAGGTCGTCGAGCACAGGAACGACAGCAGCGAGTTGTTCCTTGAGCGACACATAGCCCTTGTCTTTCTGCGCAAGCGATGAGAAATTAACAGAAGAGTCTTAGTAAAAAGATTAACTTAAGGTGGTGCTGCCTAGAGATTTAGTACAAGCCGGTAGCTATTTTTGACAAAGAAAAGGTAAACAGTCATCGACTAGTCCTATTTAGTAGGTGTTCAAAAAAAAAAGTCCTATTTAGTAGCAATCCACAAGTTGAATCATGCATGTTACCAACAACATCCAGATTCCAtcatctcaagggaaccaagcaacCACTCAGGAAGCCAGCAGGCAACCAACCCAATCagtgcatgatgatgatgattagtaTGCATACCTTGAGATACAGCTTGTGCTCCCCTAGAGTAGCCATTAACAAGGCAACCTCGGCTTCCTTGGTGGCCACAGACTGGTGCAGCTGGACCCTGGTCCGATTGGCATCGTCCACCTTCCTGCGGTACACCTCCAAGCACTCCCTTTCTATCTCTGACAAGACCTTGCTCTTCTCACCCTCGCTTTCCCCTACCTCCGTCCAGATTTGCTGAGTGCCAGAAACAACAGGGCATGCATGAGTAATGGCGCTTCAACCATACGGGTGGTCAAATAAATGCAAGGTATTTAATCAACAAATGCATTTTGAtcattattactccctccgtaaagaaaagAAGTATAAGACCGTTTCGATCACGTAACTACATACATGATCTAAATGGTCTTATTTCTTTGCGGAGGGAGTACTTTGTTAGTTCCTGATTCATGTACTCCCCTGGGCATCTTAATAACTGTTTATAGATATTTTATGTACCGCAAAGCCATGACGAAATGATGTCATTACGGGTGGAAAACATAGTATTAGttgagagaaaaaaataaagataattTTGTCCCACCTCAACTGCCTGGCGCACTAAGCCGAATAGAATCAACATGGGAAATGATTTTTTGAGGTGGTGAAGAACCAGAAAGGTGACAAGGAGAGAACCTTCCACCATAAAGCCACACTGCGTTGAGGCATGCACTTCACCTGCCGCGCAGCTCACCACCAAGAAAGAAAAATGGAAACGACAACTACTACACAAGGAATACTCAGCTTCCGCTGTTACACGATACTCAGATTAAAAAGCTCTGACTTTTCCGCGGCCAGTGTAACCTCAAGGACACTCAACCCCATGGTTCCatgtcaaaataaaataaaataacactcAGCTCTCTAGTCTCAAATCACGGAGGGCACTCAACAACAGTGCACTTCGAACAGTGATTTTTCACCTAGCACTAGAGGATATGGAAAGCTGAACTTTTTTCTTCTGAAATGGAGCATGCGAACTGAATTACCACAAGCCCAGACGTCAAGAAGGAATTCACCAAGAGGCGACAAAGCAAAGTTGAGCAGCGAGTACCTGAAGCTCTCTGAGCAAAGCGCCGCAGCCGGTACCCTCCATGCCCACCATGGAACGGAAGCAACCAAGCAGAGGGAGGAGCAGCTCAAAGAAGAGAAGAGGCAAGGAGGTGAAGGGACAAGGCGACGCAAAGTCTCAAAGACACTTATCCACCCCTAGGCCGGCCGTCGAGCTACGCCGCACTGAGCAGCGGCTAGGCCATTAGCCGAGGCGGCGCCTGAGCTTTTTTATGTaggctcgtcctcctcctctactTGGGATGaggaaaagaagaggaaaaagcagGCGCGCCAAATGCCAGCAGCCCCCTGGGAACGGGATCaaaggaagaagagaagtggAGCGGAGGGGGCGAGGGTGCACGAGAATTTGCGAGCTTTTTAGGATGGCTGGGTTTTTGCCGTTTGCTTATAGTTATAGCCTTATAGGGAGGGCGGGTCCGTTTGTTTGTCTCTCGGGAGGTTGGGAGTGAGCAGAGGCCAGCGGAGAGGGGCGATGGAGAGTGGCCTTcgtctttccttttttttatttaatattaatattaatggtgtgtgtgtgtgtggctgtGCACGGAAGATTCCCTGGGAATTTTGTTCAAGCTACAAAATGATTTGGGTCTGGCTAGTGCCCAATACTTTTATTTACACAACGAACAAAAGGTTGTTACTTTCATAAGCATATAAGCAATCGCCGTCCACAAACTGCGACTCTCTCTGTTAACCGGGTGGGAGGCGATGCTATGCCTGTACCGGCAGTACCAGCGGGG
This region includes:
- the LOC123398527 gene encoding uncharacterized protein LOC123398527 isoform X2, whose translation is MAGLAATASALAAGMSSLPWCRPTRPSGLTRPPPLQVAELQPCRFASAGRLKCAAASGNGRQGPRASQYLFDDDEPLWIAVVREFAVSVRNLVVFLAEQPRQLKHLEWPAFRNTFTDLANY
- the LOC123398526 gene encoding 65-kDa microtubule-associated protein 6-like isoform X3: MPQRSVALWWKQIWTEVGESEGEKSKVLSEIERECLEVYRRKVDDANRTRVQLHQSVATKEAEVALLMATLGEHKLYLKKDKGYVSLKEQLAAVVPVLDDLKCKKEERIKQYYDIRSQIEKIRSELSEQNDQGDNVNSLADDEHDLSTRNLNSYQAQLRALQKDKSDRLHKVLKYVNEVHSLCGVLGIDFAKTVNGIHPSLHQNGVEQSRNISNGTLEGLASTISNLKAERKSRIDKMRDTMESLCHLWKLMDSSEEEKRQFSKVISILISPEEGITSAGVLSQETIEKMEAEVERLTELKTNRLKEIVTKRRTELEDICKKAHIEPDLSTAPEQTNALIDSGTIDPSELLANIESQILKAKEESLSRKDIMDRINKWIAACDEEAWLEEYNQDSKRYSSGRGAHVNLRRAEKARILVTKIPAMMDNLINRTFAWENARNKPFLYDGGRLVSVLEEYRLDRKQKEEEKRRYRDQKKLESILLAEKEAIFGSKPSPKRTSNLTRKTNGYRSNGNSNGLMTPTPRRSSLGSATPELSTPKSYSSRYNRYFGDSRRLSVSQLNFGDDSLSTFTSISGSEPESPSMG
- the LOC123398526 gene encoding 65-kDa microtubule-associated protein 6-like isoform X2, yielding MLILFGLVRQAVEQIWTEVGESEGEKSKVLSEIERECLEVYRRKVDDANRTRVQLHQSVATKEAEVALLMATLGEHKLYLKKDKGYVSLKEQLAAVVPVLDDLKCKKEERIKQYYDIRSQIEKIRSELSEQNDQGDNVNSLADDEHDLSTRNLNSYQAQLRALQKDKSDRLHKVLKYVNEVHSLCGVLGIDFAKTVNGIHPSLHQNGVEQSRNISNGTLEGLASTISNLKAERKSRIDKMRDTMESLCHLWKLMDSSEEEKRQFSKVISILISPEEGITSAGVLSQETIEKMEAEVERLTELKTNRLKEIVTKRRTELEDICKKAHIEPDLSTAPEQTNALIDSGTIDPSELLANIESQILKAKEESLSRKDIMDRINKWIAACDEEAWLEEYNQDSKRYSSGRGAHVNLRRAEKARILVTKIPAMMDNLINRTFAWENARNKPFLYDGGRLVSVLEEYRLDRKQKEEEKRRYRDQKKLESILLAEKEAIFGSKPSPKRTSNLTRKTNGYRSNGNSNGLMTPTPRRSSLGSATPELSTPKSYSSRYNRYFGDSRRLSVSQLNFGDDSLSTFTSISGSEPESPSMG
- the LOC123398527 gene encoding uncharacterized protein LOC123398527 isoform X1, with amino-acid sequence MAGLAATASALAAGMSSLPWCRPTRPSGLTRPPPLQVAELQPCRFASAGRLKCAAASGNGRQGPRASQYLFDDDEPLWIAVVREFAVSVRNLVVFLAEQPRQLKHLEWPAFRNTLRTAALTLILVVVFIVALSSVDAALSYILSWLLRKSA
- the LOC123398526 gene encoding 65-kDa microtubule-associated protein 6-like isoform X1 translates to MVGMEGTGCGALLRELQQIWTEVGESEGEKSKVLSEIERECLEVYRRKVDDANRTRVQLHQSVATKEAEVALLMATLGEHKLYLKKDKGYVSLKEQLAAVVPVLDDLKCKKEERIKQYYDIRSQIEKIRSELSEQNDQGDNVNSLADDEHDLSTRNLNSYQAQLRALQKDKSDRLHKVLKYVNEVHSLCGVLGIDFAKTVNGIHPSLHQNGVEQSRNISNGTLEGLASTISNLKAERKSRIDKMRDTMESLCHLWKLMDSSEEEKRQFSKVISILISPEEGITSAGVLSQETIEKMEAEVERLTELKTNRLKEIVTKRRTELEDICKKAHIEPDLSTAPEQTNALIDSGTIDPSELLANIESQILKAKEESLSRKDIMDRINKWIAACDEEAWLEEYNQDSKRYSSGRGAHVNLRRAEKARILVTKIPAMMDNLINRTFAWENARNKPFLYDGGRLVSVLEEYRLDRKQKEEEKRRYRDQKKLESILLAEKEAIFGSKPSPKRTSNLTRKTNGYRSNGNSNGLMTPTPRRSSLGSATPELSTPKSYSSRYNRYFGDSRRLSVSQLNFGDDSLSTFTSISGSEPESPSMG